TCGGCGGGGTCGAGTTTCAGGGCGTGGACCAGTTCGCGCACGACCTTCTGCTCGTGCTCGTCAAAGGTGCCGTCCGCATTGCCGATCACGATGGCCAGCTGAATCACGGCGCGGGCTTCTTCGGGCTTTTTAATCTTGCCGACCACCTGCATGAGTTCGATCTTGCCAAAATCGAAATCGGTGTCCAGCTTGCCGCAGTACTCGTCGTAGCGGGTGCGGAGCTTGTTGGTGTCAAATGCCTTGAGCTTGTCGCTGGACATGATGAAACCGGCGGTCTTGCGGCGCTCCTCGGGGCTGACCGAGCCGTCGGCCGCACTGATCAGGGCGCAGGCCGCCATGGTGGCGTCGGCAAACCCGGCGTTCTGAAAGCGGGCCACATTCTGCTGCGCCAGGTCCGAGCCGTCTTGAGCCAGCTTCTTGAGTTTATTCAGGAATCCCATGGTGATGCCTCCTCAGGGGGTGGGCCGCCTGACGGCGACCCGGAGCTTCATTATGTCGGCGTGCTGGTGAGCAGGAGCCATATTTGCCCCGGCGTTTCCG
Above is a window of Deinococcus betulae DNA encoding:
- a CDS encoding tellurite resistance TerB family protein, whose translation is MGFLNKLKKLAQDGSDLAQQNVARFQNAGFADATMAACALISAADGSVSPEERRKTAGFIMSSDKLKAFDTNKLRTRYDEYCGKLDTDFDFGKIELMQVVGKIKKPEEARAVIQLAIVIGNADGTFDEHEQKVVRELVHALKLDPAEFDL